The Streptomyces capitiformicae genome contains the following window.
CGACCTGGCCTCGCTGCCCGCGCCCATCCGCACGGTCATCGAGAGCTCCTACGGCCACGGCATCGGGGACGTCTTCCTCTACGCCGCGCCGATCGCCCTCCTCGCCCTCGTCTTCTCCCTCTTCATCAAGGAGGTGCCGCTGAAGACGAAGGGGGCGATGGCGCAGACGGCTCAGACGGCTCAGACGGCTCAGACGGCTCAGACGGCTCAGACGGCTCAGACGGCTCAGACGGCTCAGACGGCTCAGACGGCTGAAACGGCTGAGACGGCTGAGACGGCGCAGGAGCAGGCGCCCGCCACGGCCGCAGCCGAGAAGACCGCCACGGCGCCGCCCGTCGGTTCCGGCGGGACCCCGATCCGGGGCCATGTGCGCGGCGCCGAGAACGCGCCCGTCCCCCGGGCCGCCGTCACGCTGATCTCGCGCGAGGGCCGACAGCTCGGCCGTTCGGTCGCGGGGGCCGACGGGGCCTACGGGGTGGACGCGCCCGGCGCCGGGTCGTATGTGCTGCTCGCCGCCGCCGACGGGTTCCAGCCGCAGGCGTCCACGCTCGTCGTGGACGGCGAGCCGGTCTCGTACGACGTCCTGCTGAGCGGGACGAGCGGCCTGAGCGGCGTCGTGCGGACCGCGCAGAGCGCCCTGCCCGTCGAGGACGCCATGGTCGTGGTGACCGATGTGCGCGGGGAGGTGCTGGCCACCGGGAACACCGATGAGCAGGGCGAGTTCGGCTTCGCCGAGCTGGTGCCGGGTGCCGTGACCGTCGCGGTGAACGCGGCCGGGTACCGCCCGCGCGCCCTGCCCGTCGAGGTGGGCGGCACCGGCGTCACCCGGATCGAGGTCGACCTGGAGGCCGGGGCCCGGCTCCAGGGGGTCGTACGAACGCCGGGCGGGGCCCTGCCGGACGCCCGCGTGACCCTCGTCGACGCGGCGGGCAACGTCGTCGGCACCGCCACCACCGGGGAGGACGGGGTGTACGCCTTCACCGACCTGGACGGCGGCGAGTACACGGTCATCGCCACCGGGTACCCGCCGGTGGCCACGGCCCTGACGGTCACCGGTGCGGGCGTCGACGACCACGACATCGAACTCGCCCACCCCGGCGAGTAGTTCGCACTGTTCGGACCCCGGCCGGTGGAGCACCGCCCCACCGGCCGGTCGCAAGCGGCCCTACGCTGTGCGGCATGCCACGGAACATCGCGACCAACACCAAGGTCTCCCTCGAAGAACTGCTCGACTTCGTACGCCCCCGCCACCGCGCGCTCCTCCTCACCCGCCGGGCCGACGGCAGCCCTCAGGCGTCGCCGCTGACCTGCGGTGTCGACGACTCGGGTCGGATCGTCGTCTCCACCTACCCCGAGCGTGCCAAGACGCGCAACGCCAAGCGGGACGAGCGGGTCAGCGTCGTCGTACTGAGCGACGACTGGGACGGCCCCTGGGTCCAGATCGACGGAACGGCGGAGGTCATCGACTCGCCGGACTCCGTCGAGCCACTCGTGGAGTACTTCCGGAACATCGCGGGCGAACACCCGAACTGGGACGAGTACCGGGAGGC
Protein-coding sequences here:
- a CDS encoding PPOX class F420-dependent oxidoreductase, producing the protein MPRNIATNTKVSLEELLDFVRPRHRALLLTRRADGSPQASPLTCGVDDSGRIVVSTYPERAKTRNAKRDERVSVVVLSDDWDGPWVQIDGTAEVIDSPDSVEPLVEYFRNIAGEHPNWDEYREAMVKQGKSIIRVTPVKWGPVATGGFPARLAEGD